The following coding sequences are from one Paenibacillus stellifer window:
- a CDS encoding helix-turn-helix transcriptional regulator, with product MDKTAQRLLKEDRVHGDNLFPLAAYWIELPGGEQVLDTHWHVEAEFFLLLEGEIQFQVDTDSFPLRAGEAIFIDPGDIHSAYSLNNEPCRFCALVFHPDLLQSAQYDAIQQKVIVPFLERRQTFPRVLSPDSPWQRELLGLLDGMMKAYAEQKPGCEVFMKASLLMMLSYLAAEERPSNRSRSDDADTTKVSRLKKVIQHIQEHYREPIRIQELAELIPMSEGQFCRFFKSMTRKTPVDYINSYRVRQAADLLRQTERKISDIAFDVGFDNVSYFIKVFRRIMKSTPSEFRKGREPEPRQPAGLSADS from the coding sequence ATGGACAAAACGGCGCAGCGGCTTCTGAAGGAGGACCGCGTTCACGGAGACAATCTGTTTCCGCTGGCCGCCTACTGGATTGAACTGCCGGGCGGAGAGCAGGTGCTGGACACCCACTGGCATGTCGAAGCCGAGTTCTTTCTGCTTCTGGAAGGCGAAATCCAGTTTCAGGTCGATACGGACTCCTTCCCGCTTCGGGCCGGCGAAGCTATTTTTATCGATCCGGGCGACATCCATTCAGCCTACTCGCTGAATAATGAACCGTGCCGGTTCTGCGCGCTCGTCTTCCATCCCGATCTTCTGCAGAGCGCCCAGTATGATGCGATTCAGCAGAAGGTGATCGTCCCGTTCCTGGAGAGACGCCAGACCTTCCCGCGCGTGCTGTCTCCCGATTCCCCCTGGCAGCGGGAGCTGCTCGGGCTTCTGGACGGCATGATGAAAGCCTATGCGGAGCAGAAGCCGGGCTGCGAAGTGTTCATGAAGGCCTCGCTGCTGATGATGCTCTCCTATCTGGCTGCCGAGGAGCGGCCTTCTAATCGCAGCCGCTCGGACGACGCCGACACAACCAAAGTCAGCCGGCTCAAAAAAGTCATCCAGCATATCCAGGAGCATTACCGCGAGCCGATCCGCATTCAGGAGCTGGCAGAGCTCATCCCTATGAGCGAAGGCCAATTCTGCCGGTTCTTCAAGTCGATGACCCGCAAGACGCCGGTCGATTACATCAATTCCTACCGGGTGCGCCAAGCTGCGGATTTGCTCCGGCAGACGGAACGCAAAATATCCGACATCGCGTTCGATGTCGGATTCGATAATGTGAGCTATTTCATTAAAGTGTTCCGCAGAATCATGAAGAGCACGCCTTCGGAGTTCCGCAAAGGGCGGGAGCCGGAGCCCCGGCAGCCGGCGGGCTTATCTGCGGATTCGTGA
- the yicI gene encoding alpha-xylosidase, protein MKFSDGNWLIREGFTLDSAVQAYAVDKTGNGLTAYASTTPLRGRGDMINTTLLTMKFHSPLPGVIGVKLVHFDGVLERGPVFELNEGNGDHVTIEETDEKTVMTSGSLSVVINKGAQWSVDFYRGEERITGSGYKSMAHVNGPDGSTYMREELDLGVGEWVYGLGERFTAFVKNGQVVDIWNKDGGTSSEQAYKNIPFYLTSNGYGVFVNHPELVSYEIASEKVKKAQFSVAGESLQYYVIDGPTPKDVISKYTSLTGKPALPPAWTFGLWLTTSFTTNYDEATVSSFVDGMAERDLPLHVFHFDCFWMREFQWTDFMWDERVFPDPVGMLKRLKEKGLKICVWINSYIGQRSRLFEEGKKNGYLVKKPNGDVWQWNLWQPGMALVDFTNPDACEWYAGYLRQLVDMGVDSFKTDFGERIPTDVVYFDGSDPQKMHNYYTHLYNKVVFGVLEEKLGKDEAAVFARSATAGGQQFPVHWGGDCYADYESMAESLRGGLSLGLSGFGFWSHDIGGFENTAPVHVFKRWLAFGLLSSHSRLHGSSSYRVPWAYDEEAVDVTRFFTKLKCSLMPYLYDVAGQAHENGWASMRAMIMEFPDDPAAELLDRQYMLGESLLVAPVFQESGEVKYYLPKGRWTHLLTGETVDGGAWRKETYDFLSLPLFVRPNTLLARGSVDNRPDYDFADGVKFGLYALEDGASTSATVRNVKGAPELRVTAAREGKTITVSAEGSGKAFSLELHDLGTIASVKGAELAEGAVQVNAGSSSVTFTIELN, encoded by the coding sequence ATGAAATTTTCAGACGGCAACTGGCTGATCCGCGAAGGATTTACTCTGGATTCAGCGGTACAGGCCTATGCAGTAGACAAGACCGGCAACGGACTGACCGCTTACGCATCGACAACCCCGCTCCGGGGCCGTGGAGATATGATCAATACCACGCTGCTGACGATGAAGTTCCATTCCCCGCTTCCGGGCGTGATCGGCGTGAAGCTGGTTCATTTTGACGGTGTGCTGGAACGCGGCCCCGTGTTCGAGCTTAACGAAGGCAACGGCGACCATGTGACGATTGAAGAGACCGACGAGAAGACCGTGATGACCAGCGGCAGTCTTAGCGTTGTCATTAACAAGGGCGCTCAGTGGTCTGTTGATTTCTACCGTGGCGAAGAGCGTATTACAGGCAGCGGATACAAATCGATGGCACATGTTAACGGTCCGGACGGAAGCACCTATATGCGCGAAGAGTTGGACCTTGGCGTGGGCGAATGGGTTTACGGCCTGGGCGAACGCTTCACTGCTTTTGTCAAGAACGGTCAGGTGGTTGATATCTGGAACAAGGATGGCGGCACCAGCTCGGAGCAGGCGTACAAGAACATTCCGTTCTACCTGACAAGCAATGGTTACGGCGTATTCGTGAATCATCCGGAGCTGGTCTCGTACGAAATCGCTTCGGAAAAAGTGAAGAAAGCGCAGTTTAGCGTCGCCGGCGAAAGCCTGCAGTATTATGTCATCGACGGCCCGACGCCGAAGGATGTAATCTCCAAATATACATCGCTGACCGGCAAGCCCGCACTGCCGCCGGCGTGGACGTTCGGCCTGTGGCTGACGACGTCATTCACTACCAACTATGATGAAGCGACGGTAAGCTCGTTCGTAGATGGCATGGCGGAACGCGATCTGCCGCTGCATGTATTCCACTTCGACTGCTTCTGGATGCGCGAGTTCCAGTGGACCGACTTCATGTGGGATGAGCGGGTATTCCCGGACCCGGTAGGCATGCTGAAGCGACTGAAAGAGAAAGGCCTGAAGATTTGCGTCTGGATCAACTCCTACATCGGCCAGCGCTCCCGCCTGTTCGAGGAAGGCAAGAAGAACGGCTACCTTGTGAAGAAGCCGAACGGCGATGTCTGGCAGTGGAATCTGTGGCAGCCGGGAATGGCCCTCGTCGACTTCACCAACCCGGACGCTTGCGAATGGTACGCAGGCTACCTGCGCCAGTTGGTCGATATGGGCGTGGACAGCTTCAAGACCGACTTCGGCGAGCGCATTCCGACCGATGTCGTGTACTTCGACGGCTCCGATCCGCAGAAAATGCACAACTACTATACGCACCTCTATAACAAGGTGGTATTCGGCGTACTGGAAGAGAAGCTCGGCAAGGACGAAGCGGCCGTATTCGCCCGTTCCGCTACCGCTGGCGGCCAGCAGTTCCCGGTTCACTGGGGCGGCGACTGCTACGCCGACTATGAATCGATGGCCGAATCGCTTCGCGGCGGCCTGTCCCTCGGCCTGTCGGGCTTCGGCTTCTGGAGCCATGACATCGGCGGCTTCGAGAACACGGCTCCGGTTCACGTATTCAAACGCTGGCTGGCCTTCGGTCTGCTCTCCAGCCACAGCCGCCTGCACGGCAGCAGCTCCTACCGCGTGCCGTGGGCGTATGACGAAGAAGCTGTCGATGTAACCCGCTTCTTCACGAAGCTGAAATGCAGCCTCATGCCTTACCTGTACGATGTAGCCGGTCAGGCTCACGAGAACGGCTGGGCATCGATGCGGGCCATGATCATGGAATTCCCGGATGATCCTGCGGCCGAATTGCTGGACCGCCAGTATATGCTCGGCGAATCGCTGCTGGTCGCGCCGGTCTTCCAGGAAAGCGGCGAGGTGAAATACTACCTGCCTAAGGGCCGCTGGACGCATCTGCTGACGGGAGAAACCGTGGATGGAGGAGCGTGGCGCAAGGAGACCTACGACTTCTTGAGCCTGCCGCTGTTCGTTCGTCCGAACACGCTGCTGGCCCGGGGAAGCGTCGACAACCGCCCGGATTACGACTTCGCAGACGGCGTGAAGTTCGGCCTGTACGCATTAGAGGACGGAGCTTCGACTTCCGCTACGGTTCGCAACGTGAAGGGCGCGCCTGAACTGCGCGTAACGGCTGCGCGGGAAGGCAAGACGATTACGGTCAGCGCGGAAGGCAGCGGCAAGGCGTTCAGCCTGGAGCTGCATGATCTCGGAACGATCGCATCCGTGAAGGGCGCAGAGCTTGCTGAAGGTGCCGTACAAGTGAACGCGGGCTCTTCTTCCGTAACGTTCACCATCGAATTGAATTAA
- a CDS encoding SGNH/GDSL hydrolase family protein has product MTHIEQPANILRQGYAPATVLSSAANYIMNRDEAFTRTFRTYVRVRETGPLHLKFWHGNSVDSTWDQGKESVGGETGGEWRIEAAYVADGGTDPDGGVVENSQVQVTFSGLAVKNVAPGESFWSDEVDLELPEGHFLAFTWTITALKPGKSVPYNVEQNLASVYETPGGHAADSGAAAFKLTDNLQLLPSFIGYRKKVSRNLVFFGDSITQGVRTARDRYEFWAARIAKGLGPDYGVWNLGSGWARSYDASAEKGWLDKAAQGDEIVIVLGVNDLDIGCRTADELLGDLNSIISGIKRRQPEARIILGTVPPFNFTGEREVYYREVNRIIRENPPEGADRIFDIAAVLAMPSPEENRIRPEYMSGKDDPHPNGLAGSAVAQAFLDWY; this is encoded by the coding sequence ATGACACACATAGAGCAACCTGCGAACATACTGCGCCAGGGCTATGCCCCGGCAACCGTTCTTTCCAGCGCGGCCAACTATATCATGAATCGGGATGAAGCTTTTACCCGAACATTCCGCACGTACGTCCGTGTCAGAGAGACGGGACCGCTGCATTTGAAGTTCTGGCATGGCAACAGCGTGGATTCCACCTGGGATCAGGGCAAGGAATCCGTAGGCGGAGAAACCGGCGGAGAGTGGAGAATTGAAGCGGCTTATGTGGCGGACGGCGGCACCGATCCTGATGGGGGAGTTGTAGAGAACTCGCAGGTGCAGGTTACATTCAGCGGCCTTGCGGTAAAAAACGTGGCTCCAGGCGAAAGCTTCTGGAGCGACGAGGTAGATCTGGAGCTGCCTGAGGGTCACTTTCTGGCGTTCACCTGGACGATTACGGCGCTGAAGCCTGGCAAATCCGTTCCCTATAACGTGGAGCAGAATCTGGCCTCCGTATATGAAACTCCGGGCGGCCATGCGGCGGATAGCGGAGCGGCTGCGTTCAAGCTGACCGATAATCTTCAGCTGCTGCCGAGCTTTATCGGATACCGGAAGAAGGTCTCCCGAAATCTGGTGTTCTTCGGCGATTCGATCACGCAGGGCGTCCGGACGGCGAGAGACCGCTATGAGTTCTGGGCGGCGCGGATCGCGAAAGGGCTGGGGCCGGATTATGGGGTCTGGAATCTCGGCTCAGGCTGGGCGAGATCTTATGACGCTTCGGCGGAGAAGGGTTGGCTGGACAAAGCGGCGCAAGGCGACGAGATTGTCATTGTCCTCGGCGTCAATGATCTCGATATCGGCTGCCGGACGGCGGACGAACTGCTGGGTGACCTGAATAGCATTATCAGCGGGATCAAACGGCGTCAGCCGGAAGCCCGCATCATCCTCGGGACGGTTCCTCCGTTCAACTTCACAGGGGAACGCGAGGTCTACTATCGGGAGGTCAACCGGATCATCCGGGAGAATCCGCCCGAAGGAGCGGACCGTATCTTCGATATCGCCGCCGTATTGGCAATGCCGTCGCCGGAGGAGAACCGGATTCGCCCCGAGTATATGAGCGGTAAGGATGATCCTCATCCGAACGGTCTGGCGGGTTCAGCCGTTGCTCAAGCCTTTCTCGATTGGTACTAA
- a CDS encoding AraC family transcriptional regulator translates to MVEFHDVKYFSQVFKKREGVTPKEYRSSLEV, encoded by the coding sequence ATGGTCGAGTTCCACGATGTCAAATATTTCAGCCAAGTATTCAAAAAACGGGAAGGCGTCACCCCCAAGGAATACCGATCAAGTCTGGAGGTGTGA
- a CDS encoding beta-galactosidase trimerization domain-containing protein, producing the protein MNTWLKYLTSWNSTISEICDSVRWGFCISSLDFLRDAFGAEYACSQWCDLLELKGAEPLAWYGDDYYAGKPAVTVNACGQGQIYYAGTQPEERFWTGLLGGIADKFGIPGFAGLPEGVQISRRSGENGSFLFVLNLSREPQTLALPRDYAGLLGGAIHNGELKLEPFGVEILRLL; encoded by the coding sequence TTGAATACTTGGCTGAAATATTTGACATCGTGGAACTCGACCATCTCCGAGATTTGCGACAGCGTGAGATGGGGGTTCTGCATCAGCAGCTTGGATTTTCTCCGCGATGCTTTCGGCGCAGAGTACGCCTGCAGCCAGTGGTGTGATCTTCTCGAACTGAAGGGGGCCGAGCCGCTGGCCTGGTACGGGGATGATTATTACGCCGGAAAACCTGCCGTTACCGTGAACGCTTGCGGACAAGGCCAGATATACTATGCCGGCACACAGCCGGAGGAACGCTTCTGGACGGGATTGCTGGGCGGAATTGCGGACAAGTTCGGAATTCCGGGATTCGCTGGCCTGCCGGAAGGTGTTCAGATTTCGCGGCGCAGCGGGGAGAACGGCAGCTTCCTGTTCGTGCTTAACCTAAGCCGGGAGCCGCAAACCCTGGCGCTTCCGAGAGATTATGCCGGGCTGCTTGGCGGCGCCATTCATAACGGCGAGCTGAAGCTTGAGCCGTTCGGGGTGGAGATTTTGCGTTTGTTATAA
- a CDS encoding AraC family transcriptional regulator: MHPPLIEGHRRIQFADEGGRLLPLTMESIGYNPQQEQVSRPDGYHLHHWIETLSGEGILHFGDKSVPLPAGTGMLLLPGVPHRYEALEGKWQTYYLTFGGTSAESILESLEIHFSAFFSWEQEAPLNGMVGRMLERQEAGGDMLGLESSTGIYRFLLTLSKFGQHRSNAPISRNIDKLQPLLNWMESRYGDPDIGLSDLSACLGVSGRHLGNLFLQTFGLSPYAYMVRLRIRKSKEMLIGEPSVTVKTISQRVGFRDVSHFVATFHKQAGVTPEQFRRLH, from the coding sequence ATGCATCCCCCACTCATTGAAGGCCACCGCAGAATTCAATTCGCCGATGAAGGCGGACGCCTTCTTCCCCTGACGATGGAGAGCATCGGCTACAACCCCCAGCAGGAGCAAGTATCCCGTCCGGACGGCTACCACCTGCACCACTGGATCGAAACGTTATCCGGCGAAGGTATCCTCCACTTCGGCGACAAATCGGTGCCATTGCCGGCAGGTACGGGAATGCTGCTGCTTCCGGGCGTTCCTCACCGGTACGAAGCGCTGGAGGGCAAATGGCAGACCTATTATTTGACCTTTGGCGGAACGTCCGCCGAATCCATACTGGAATCGCTGGAAATTCATTTCTCCGCCTTTTTCAGCTGGGAGCAGGAAGCGCCGCTGAACGGAATGGTGGGCCGTATGCTGGAGCGCCAGGAAGCGGGCGGAGACATGCTCGGCCTGGAATCATCAACAGGAATTTACCGTTTCCTCCTTACCTTGAGCAAGTTCGGGCAGCATCGCAGCAACGCTCCGATCAGCCGCAATATCGACAAGCTGCAGCCTCTGCTGAACTGGATGGAGAGCCGCTATGGAGACCCGGATATCGGCCTCAGCGACTTGTCCGCCTGTCTGGGCGTGTCCGGACGCCATCTGGGTAATCTGTTTCTCCAGACCTTCGGACTGTCCCCTTACGCCTATATGGTCCGGCTTCGCATACGGAAGAGCAAGGAAATGCTCATTGGAGAGCCCTCCGTAACGGTAAAAACGATCTCACAACGCGTGGGCTTCCGGGATGTGAGCCATTTCGTGGCCACTTTTCACAAACAGGCGGGTGTTACCCCCGAGCAGTTCCGCAGATTACACTAA
- a CDS encoding beta-galactosidase: protein MINDKLPKIWYGGDYNPEQWEAPDWAEDDRMFKLAGIDVATVNVFSWAMIQPDEDTYDFSFLDATMDRLYKNGTYVCLATATGAHPAWMARQYPEVTRVDVMGRKRKFGGRHNSNPNSKVYRKFAARLAGKLAERYKDHPTLVAWHISNEYGGYDYSEQSEAAFRVWLKERYGTLDALNKAWNTRFWGHTFYDWDEIVLPSELSEEWNGNRTNFQGISLDFRRFMSHSLLECYKIEYDAIREHSQGVPITTNLMGFYPELDYFEWAKYMDVVSWDNYPSLDTPVSHTAMTHDLMRGLKHGQPFMLMEQTPSQQNWQPYNSLKRPGVMRLWSYQAVARGADTVLFFQLRRSIGACEKYHGAVIEHAGHEHTRVFREVAELGRELQLLGDELLDARSAAKVGIVYDWENRWALDLSSGPSVALDYVNEVHKYYDALFTQHFETDMIGVEEELSKYEIVIALVMYMSKPGFAAKVEAFVQAGGTFVTTFFSGIVNENDLVTVGGYPGELRKVLGIWAEEIDALLPGMSNQLVMKQEWNKLGGSYECGILCDLIHTEGAETLAVYGSDFYIGMPALTVNQFGKGKAYYVASSPNADFLKGFLANLCADKQISPLVNAPEGLEAARRVKDGASYLFLLNHTENELTAEIGERSLKDLLTGESFQGTAAVPGRGVRILTEK, encoded by the coding sequence TTGATCAACGATAAGCTGCCAAAGATCTGGTATGGCGGGGACTACAATCCGGAGCAGTGGGAAGCGCCCGATTGGGCGGAAGATGACCGGATGTTCAAGCTGGCGGGCATCGATGTAGCTACGGTTAATGTTTTTTCCTGGGCGATGATCCAGCCTGACGAGGATACCTATGATTTCTCGTTCCTTGACGCAACCATGGACCGGCTGTACAAGAACGGGACTTATGTCTGCCTTGCGACAGCAACGGGCGCGCATCCGGCCTGGATGGCACGCCAATACCCGGAAGTCACCCGGGTCGATGTCATGGGGAGAAAGCGCAAGTTCGGCGGCCGGCATAACTCCAATCCGAATAGTAAAGTCTACCGCAAGTTCGCCGCACGGTTAGCGGGAAAGCTGGCGGAGCGCTATAAGGACCATCCAACGCTGGTGGCCTGGCATATTTCCAATGAATATGGCGGATACGACTACTCGGAACAGTCCGAAGCCGCTTTCCGGGTATGGCTTAAGGAGCGGTACGGTACTCTCGACGCCTTGAACAAAGCATGGAACACGCGATTCTGGGGCCATACGTTTTACGATTGGGACGAAATTGTGCTGCCGAGCGAACTCAGCGAAGAGTGGAACGGCAACCGGACCAACTTCCAGGGAATATCGCTGGATTTCCGGCGTTTTATGTCTCACAGTCTGCTGGAATGCTACAAGATCGAATATGACGCTATTCGGGAGCACAGCCAGGGCGTGCCGATTACGACGAATCTGATGGGCTTTTATCCGGAGCTGGATTATTTTGAATGGGCCAAATATATGGATGTCGTCTCCTGGGATAACTATCCTTCGCTGGATACGCCGGTTAGCCATACCGCTATGACCCATGATTTGATGCGGGGACTCAAGCACGGCCAGCCGTTCATGCTGATGGAACAGACGCCGAGCCAGCAGAACTGGCAGCCTTACAATTCGTTGAAGCGCCCGGGCGTTATGCGGCTGTGGAGCTACCAGGCAGTGGCGCGCGGAGCGGACACGGTGCTCTTCTTCCAGCTTCGCCGGTCGATCGGGGCCTGCGAGAAATACCACGGCGCCGTGATCGAGCATGCCGGACATGAGCATACACGGGTATTCCGTGAGGTGGCCGAGCTTGGACGAGAGCTGCAGCTGCTCGGAGACGAACTTCTGGATGCGCGGAGCGCCGCCAAAGTAGGCATCGTGTACGACTGGGAGAACCGTTGGGCTCTCGATCTGTCGAGCGGACCTTCCGTCGCGCTGGATTACGTAAATGAAGTTCATAAATACTATGACGCGCTGTTCACCCAGCATTTCGAGACCGATATGATTGGGGTGGAAGAGGAGCTGTCCAAATACGAGATTGTCATCGCTCTGGTTATGTATATGAGCAAGCCGGGCTTTGCCGCCAAGGTCGAGGCTTTTGTACAAGCGGGGGGAACATTCGTAACGACCTTCTTCAGCGGCATTGTCAATGAGAACGATCTGGTCACCGTCGGCGGCTACCCAGGCGAACTGCGCAAGGTGCTCGGCATTTGGGCGGAGGAAATCGATGCCCTGCTGCCCGGCATGAGCAATCAGCTCGTTATGAAGCAGGAATGGAACAAGCTGGGCGGAAGCTATGAATGCGGCATTCTGTGCGACTTGATTCATACAGAGGGAGCGGAGACACTGGCGGTATATGGCTCCGATTTCTATATCGGGATGCCGGCTCTTACGGTGAACCAATTCGGAAAAGGCAAGGCGTACTACGTAGCGTCGAGTCCGAACGCCGATTTCCTCAAAGGATTCCTGGCGAACCTGTGCGCCGACAAACAAATCAGCCCGCTGGTGAATGCCCCTGAGGGACTTGAGGCGGCGCGCCGGGTGAAAGACGGAGCATCGTACCTGTTCCTGCTCAACCACACCGAGAATGAGCTGACTGCCGAAATCGGCGAGCGCTCGCTCAAGGATCTGCTGACAGGCGAGTCATTCCAGGGTACGGCGGCTGTACCGGGACGTGGCGTGCGGATTCTGACAGAGAAATAA